In Balearica regulorum gibbericeps isolate bBalReg1 chromosome 2, bBalReg1.pri, whole genome shotgun sequence, one DNA window encodes the following:
- the LOC142600828 gene encoding SUN domain-containing protein 3-like, which produces MSPCWVFQRDHARAAVIHSRTSPSLWNTKGKVFLYSLPLVDYVRSPEVILEPDNHPGNCWPFPGSQGHVLIKLSLPITPRAVTMDHVSGSAFHRDSIPSAPKDFAVYGLKEGREEQGTFLGEFTFLAALNPRQTFQLKNELSGVVKYIRLEVLSNWGHPDYTCLYRFRVHGDPPKDDEGRGVSFVWLQEERHQAEPEPPREKHRVDLAPDFRHL; this is translated from the exons ATGAGTCCCTGCTGGGTGTTCCAGAGGGATCATGCCA GGGCTGCTGTCATTCATTCAAGaacttctccatccctctggaatacaaaaggaaaagtctttttgtATTCCCTGCCGCTGGTGGATTACGTGAGGTCTCCAGAGGTTATCCTTGAG cCGGACAATCACCCGGGAAACTGCTGGCCCTTCCCAGGAAGTCAGGGACACGTCCTGATCAAGCTGTCTCTGCCAATCACTCCCAGAGCTGTCACCATGGACCACGTTTCAGGGAGCGCGTTCCATCGAGACAGCATCCCCAGCGCTCCAAAGGACTTTGCAGTCTAC GGCCTGAAGGAAGGACGTGAGGAGCAGGGCACGTTCCTGGGAGAGTTCACGTTCCTGGCAGCACTGAATCCCAGACAGACCTTCCAGCTGAAA AACGAGCTCTCTGGGGTCGTGAAGTACATCAGGCTGGAAGTGCTGAGCAACTGGGGCCACCCAGACTACACCTGCCTGTATCGATTCAGGGTGCACGGTGATCCTCCCAAAGACGATGAGGGGAGAGGTGTCAGTTTCGTCTG GCTGCAAGAAGAGAGGCACCAAGCTGAACCTGAGCCCCCGCGAGAGAAACACCGCGTGGACTTGGCGCCTGACTTCCGTCACCTCTGA